From Ignavibacterium sp.:
ACACAATCCATTCTTCTTCAAAGAATCCATCAAGTTTATATCTTCGAATATAATGATTATAGAAACTTTCTATTGTTATAACATAACCATCTGAAACAAAGAAATTTGAAAATGTCGGTTGTGAAGCACCGATAAATTCAACATCATCGCCAACCTTAATCCAGTTATTCATAGGATCAAATGTACGAAGTATATATTTATTTCTTTTATTTCCATATCCTGCAGTTAAATTATAAACATATCTGCCATCAGTTGAAACATGAATTCCACCATTGGATAGAATTCCATCCTCAGACGGTAAAAGTTTATCTGGTATATTTACTCGAATGGTATCAGCATTTAGTGGATTTAATCTCAACAATGTCGAATCATCACCTGTCGCTATATAAATATAACCGTCTAAGTAAAACATCTGATTCTTTATAGTAACAGAAATATCTCCAATCGTTCCATAGTTAAACCCTCGGGTTGTTCCACCTCGACCAGTCCCAATTTTATATATTTTTGAAGGACGATCAAAATTTCTGTCAATAATATTTCCGAAATAAATATAGTTCCCATCAGTTGTCGCAGCCGTAAGATAAGTTGAGTCTTCAGGGATAGATAAAAGAATCGAATCACGCATAGTATTATCCGATGGTCTTGGAGGTAATAGTTGAGTATTAAGGATTAGTCCTTCATCCTCATTTGAATAAAGGACATTAGTATTCACAAAGTCAGTGAGCTGCTTCCGACTAGCATAGAATCCCAAACCTTCTCTATTATTTATTGAGAAACTTTTGATTGGGGAAGAATTTGTGTCGGTATTTGAGTAAATGAATGCAGTCCAATAGTAAATACCTGGTTGAAGTTGAGGTGTTTGCCAAGTTACAATTCCCTCTTGAGCAACAAGATCCCCGGATGCAATCTTAAAATTTGAGTTTAAGCTTTTACTTGTATCAAGAATTATTTGATATCTTAATTCCTGATTAATGTAATCACCTATATCAACTATTTTAAATTCAACCGTATTAGAAGTAGTAAAATAATAGTCAATTGGTTTCAATATATTTGGTTGTTCTAAGCTAAAAACAGGAAAAGTTTTTGAAGCAAAATTATCAGAATGATCATCTTCGGGAATTGAGAAATTTTCGTTAATTCTTACAATAAGAGGAACTAAACCTTGCTGCTGCGGTATCCAATTAAAATAAACTGTATCTATGTAATCGAAAGAGGGTCTCATCTGACTACCGATCAATGTTGAATCAGAAATAATATTTTGATATAATTCAACTAATACTGAATCATTCGTAAATGCTGTTCCAAGATTTTTATAGCCAATAGTTACTAATACGGTATCATTGATTAAGGGATTAACTGGAGATATTGAGATATCTCTGGTCTCTATTGAAAAATCAGCTTTCTCAGGTAATGCTAATTTTATTGCTGGATCCCCCAATAGATTCAGCATTGGTAACATTTGACCATAAGCTGGATTTGATTTTGCAATTTGAATAGCATCACCAATTTTATATTTTCTATTTAAGAAAATCTCCCTAAACATTTCTTGATTGAAGATCGCAGTAATAGGCCAATAAGTTAATCCAGTGCTTCCCAGAAAAGCTATACTTCCGCCATAAGGAAGCGAGTTGAATATCTCACCAAAAACCTCTTGATTGTCAAAATGATTTGTATAACAGGTTACGCTAATAACAAAAGGAAGTTTGTCGCCGTTGGTCAAGGCATATATATCATCATCAGTAAAAACAAAATCCCACTGATAACCTCCACCGTGACCATAATAGTTAGCGATAATTGTACCCTCATTGATTTCTCTTCTAATTTCCGGACCACTTCCATAAAACGGTATATATTCAGGTTTATTAGGGTAACGAAAAACTTTTGTTGTTAAACTTCCATGTGGTTTAACATAAAAATTTTCCAAATCCATACTGCGATCATTAAATCTTAAAGTATTCTCATCGTTTTCATCCAAGCCACCAGAAAATAAACCTATTGTTTTTCTCCATAATTTTGATTGATCGGCAGGATAATTAATTATTTTGTCTATTAATATATTTGCTTCTTCCATTGACTCACAAGATATTCGACCGATAGCTAAATCGGGTATTAAATCATTGCCAACAATTGTAACTAGCTCATTATCACTTGCAACCTGGCCAAACCTGACAGCATGAAATGTCATTGATGGAATAAAATTTTGACGACTATTCTCTAATAAACCACGATAATCATGGCTCATATCACCTAATAATGCAATGTAGGTTGGAGATGGAGATTCCCAATTATTGAATGCATATTTAATAAATTCCTTAACCGCTTTGGGATCCATTAAACCAAAATTAAATTCATCATATATGTCCTGTATTTCTGCGATTGCTATTCTGGGTTCATCAAAACCAAATAAATTACTCATTCGGAAATTCTTTAATCTTTCTGCAGCAGTGGTGAAAAACTCGTGAGTTATTATTATATAGTCAGCACCGTTAGAAATATTTCTGAGATCAGAAGATTTATCCCTCTTAATGGAATCAACTGTTAAGTAATAATTCGGCTCAACACAGAAATACTCTGTCTGTTGGTAAACCGTATCACGAAAATATACACCTTGATCAGAATCACCTCGAATCCACGGATTATAAATTAAATCACCTCTGCTAGGAATATATATTTTCATTTCATTGTAAGGATATCTGAAGAGGAAGTAATTATTGGCTCCATATCTGTTAGGCGGACTGATGAAACTAAAATATGGCTTCAACAACATATTATGTAATCGCCAATAATCTAACTCAAACCAATTTAACCTGACTATATCAAGGTTTGAATTACAATTGACAGTATCCAGTCCAACAATTATATAATTACTATCTGGAGAGCAATAAACACTATCACCACCCAAACCCCAGAAAAAGCTACCTTCAATCATAGCAGAATTTTGGCCAGACCAAGTGACTGTGGGACCGATCTTAGTGAAATTCCATTTAACCCAAGCATTATGTGCAGTTGGGCATGGACTGAAACTCACGCCATGTAATGCTACCCTTAACTTAGCATCATTCCTTGTAGGATCCCTCACATAAGCAATACTATCCTTAATAAAATAATCAAAAAAGTTTATCGGTCTTCCATCTCTTACCTCAATAGTTTCCCAATTCCAAAAATCTCTCTGATCATTTGATGCATAACCAAAATTGTCATAGATATGATCTTCTTCCCAATGTATTGTGTTAATTGAGGAAGTTATTAAAAAATAAGTATTATCGGGGTATCCATCTTTGTATCGATAATTATAGACTGAGTCAGCTTGATAGGAGAACCAATAAACATTTGTGAGGTTATAAATATTCAGTCCAGAGAAAGGACTTGGCTTAACAGGATAACCAACAAACTGGAAGTAATCACCTTCATTAAATAAACCATTACTATCAGAATCAACAATATCCAATGGAATTTTTTCACCATAATTATAAATTTCAAATTTTCCATCTCTTATAGACCCATTTGGCTCAATGCCAGCATTAACAAGCTCTTCAAAGGTAATACGATAGACGCCCTTTTTGTTTAGATATATTTTGTAGTAGTCTTTGTTAGGATCGTACCAGTAATTTGAAGTTGGGGTATTTGAATTATCAGCAACCCGTGCCATAAAATTTATAGCAATATCCTTATTAATCAAGCTAGATTGTATAAACTCATCTGTAGATTTATCAGCTTGGAAAATAAAATTTGCTTGTAAGTTTTTATCTTCCTGAAAATCAATTCTAACTTTAAATTTTTTATGAAAAATCAATTTCCGTTCAACAGGATTATATTGAAAAGGTGAAATGGTTAGTGTGGTAAATTTTATGTAACGATAATAGGCCGGTTCTGAATTTATAACTGGAGATGAAGGGAAAAAAGAATTTAAACCATAAATATCTTCATTAAAATTAAGCTCAGAAATTTTTTGATTTGCAGAGTCTCTAACAGGTAAAATAAATTTATTAGGATATTCTTCTATTTGGGTATTTGAAATTGAAATTGATGGAATAGAGTTTGGCGGCAAAGCAATTTTTAACAACTTTGTTGGTAAGTTTGGTTCACCTGGAATTCTAAATGGTATTTCAGATGATAATACTGAAGTGAATTTTATGTTATCAATTTGAAAATCTTTGACTTCGTAATGATTATCAAAATCAAATTCTATTTCCAGGTAATTTAAATTTGACTCCAATATCTGATAATATAAATTTTGTTTTTGAGAATATGATGTACTAATAAGTAAAAGTAAGAATATTGTGACAAAATAGAGGAAGGATTTTTTCTTGATCATAATTATCACTTTTTTTGCTTCTAAATAAATTTCTTTAATTAAATTAAACAAGGTCAAAATAATATCACAACTTGATTTTTTATATTTATATTAAAACAATGATAGGTAAACAAAACATTGGAATGACTATTTTCTTATTAAAGTTAGTTTGTAGATATTGAATTAAATAATTCAAGCATTAAAGGAATAGTATATACATAAGAAGTCCATAATTGTCTGCCGTCTGAATAAGCAGAGAATAAAGAATAAACCCAAAGTAAAACACTGAATAAAAATCCTGTGACCAAAGGAAATAACAATTCTCTTGAAATATTTTTCTTCTTATCTGAAAGTATTAAGTATAGAGAAAGCACTCCTGGAATGCCTAATGTTAGGATAAATGATAAATAAGTTTTCGCTCTTGATATGTTATAAATAAAGATTTCAATAGATGGATTCCATATATAATTTTCTTTTTGAGGAACTAAGGACCTGATTGCAATTACGGTTGTTAGATATAAAAAGACCGGAAGTATAATCTTTAAATATTTATTGTTCTTTTTTTCATTCATCAAAAAATAAACTACCGCAAGTGGTAAAATTATTATGATTGTCTCTTTGATTAGGATCCCGAAAAAGAATGAAATAATGAATTTCAAGTACTTATTAAGAAATAAATAATAATTCGTAATTGCAAGAATGCCAATCAATGATGCATCAATATACCCGCTAGTGGTATAATAAAATACCGGAAATGAAACAATAAATATTATCAGACCGATTGTTATGAATTTCTCTGCAATTTTAATCTCTGACAAAAATTTAATTAAGTAGATTAAACCTAAACTTAGAAACAGAAGATTTATCAAATTGATTGAAGTTAATGCATCAAAAGGTAAGAATGAAGCTAAATATGGAACCAGTGGACGATATGAGAATGGACCTTCTAATTCAGTAGCTAATTGCGTATTCCCTCTGAAATACTCTACATACTTTTCATATTGTTCAACATCAAATGGCTTGGTTCCCACAAAACTATTTAAAGGTGAAGGAAGTGGTCTCCAATTAAAACGAGGGAAAGTAATGAGATACAGAAGAATGAGTAGTGAAAGAAGTTTATAAATTTTCATCAATCAGATGTTACCTTCATTAGTAAAAACCACAGCAAAAGTTTTAAATATTATTTTCATATCACTCCAGAAATTTTCTTTTTCATAATATTCAATTTCCATTTTGGTTCTCTGATCGGGAGTCAGCTTCTGTCTTCCATTTATTTGAGATATTCCGGTTATTCCAGGCTTATAGTCAAATACTTTTCTTTGATAATCATCATATGTATTCGTTATACTGATTATCTCTGGTCTTGGACCAATTATACTCATCTCACCCTTAAGTACATTGATAAATTGTGGAACTTCATCAAAGCTTGTTCTTCTAAGGATTTTACCAACTCTTGTTATTCTTGGATCATTTTCCTGAGTAAGCTCCGGACCAAAAGCTAAAGCATTGTCAATCATGCCTCTGAACTTAATCATTCTGAAAGGTTTGCCTTTATAACCGGTTCTCTCATGTATAAAAAAAACCGGACCTTTAGAATCCAGTTTAATAGCGATCATTGCGATTAAAAAAAAAGGAAGTGAAATTATTAGGACGATGATGCTAATCAGAATATCAGTAAATCTCTTGAGAAAACTTCCCTGCTTGCCCATTTGAGTGGGATTATTTTCTATACTTTTTCAGAATATCAGTAAATACATTAATTACTTTATCCACATTCTTATCAGTCATACCCGGATAGATTGGTAGCGATATCAATCTTGGGAAAACTGATGAAGCAACGGGATAATTTTTATCATCAAGTTTGAAGGTCTCACTATAAAATAAATGTTGATGCACAGGCATAAAATGTACACCCACACCAACATTATTCTGTTTTAGTTCTTCAATTATTTGTGCTCTTCCTACTTTAAGCATATCTAAATTCAATCTTACCGGAAATAGATGCCAGGAAGATTCTCTATCTGTTTTAATTGTATGAAGAGTAATAGTATCCAGATCTTTAAATGCTTCTGTATATCTTGCGGCAATTTGTTTTCGGGAATTCCACATATCATCAACTTTTTTCAACTGTGGAAGTCCTAAAGATGCTTGCAAATCAGTGAAATTATATTTGAATCCCGGAGCAACAACTTCATAATACCAGGAACCAGACTCTGAATAGCGTTTCCAGGCATCTCTGTTAATTCCGTGTAAGCGCATAATAGCACAGCGTTCAGCAATTTCTTCATCATTTGTGCAAATCATTCCACCTTCGCCAGTTGAAAGAGTTTTGGTTGCATAAAAACTGAAACAAGTAACATCAGCAATTGTACCGATCTTTCTTCCTTTATAATATGCAGGTAATGAATGAGCAGCATCTTCAAGAACTTTAAGATTATGAAGCTTAGCAAATTCCATTATCTCATCCATATCACAAGGTTGCCCACCATAATGCACGGGAATTATTGCTTTGGTTTTGGGTGAAAGTGCTTTTTCAATTTCTTTCAGTGAAATGTTAAGAGTGTCTTCTTCAACATCTACTATAACAGGTTTTGCACCAAAGTAGCAAACAATTTCTGCAGTTGCAGGAAAAGTCATGGTAGGGACAATTACTTCATCATCTCTCTGGATTCCAAAAGCTTCTAATGCAAGATGACCTGCTGCGGTCCAAGAGCTTACAGCAATTGATCTTTTACTACCGATGTATTTATTAAATTCTTCCTCAAATTTAATTGTCTTTGGTCCCATACTTAACCAACCGGACCGAAGAGTATCAACCATTTCATTAATTTCATCTTCAGTAATGAAAGGTCTGTGGAAAAGAAGATAATCTTTATTCATATTAAGAAATATTTAAATCCTGTGATTGTAAGTGATTCTAAACAATCGGAAAAATTTGCTCTATAATCTAATTATTTATAAGAATTTTCAAAAACTTAATTTAAAGATTTTGCCTATTCCCAAAATTGAGCCAAGACCGTAGGCAAAATGGATAATTGGATAAATAATAAAAACTAAAATTTTCTGTTTAAAGCTTCCCCTATTTCGGAGTGTGAAAATAAGATTTATTAAAAAATATAGCAATAGAGGAAGTATGAAGAATTCATTTAGGATTATTAAAATTGGTAGAAGAATTAAATAGGTCGTAAAAAGAGCAGGTATCAGGTGTCTGAGCTTTATTTCACTTTTAATTTTTTTTAGTACCAAAGGTTTATATAATCCATATTGGAAATATTGTTTAAATAATCCCCAAAAAGATTTTCTGGGATAATAGTAAGATACAATTTCAGAGGATAGATAAATTTTCTTTCCAAAACTTTTTGCTCTGTAGTGAAATTCATCATCCTGATTCCTAACCAATTTTTCATCGAAGTATCCAATTTCTTCAAATAATCTTCTTCGCCAGGCACCCAAATAAACATGGTCACTTTCACCATTGTAATCAATTTTATGAATTTTACTATCACCAATTCCGAATAAAGATGTTGTGGCATAAGCAACTGCAAGTTGAAAATCGCTTTCCCCGACTTTTCTCATTGGTCCACCGACAATATCTGCATTGGTTTTTTCAAAAGTTTCAAGAATTTTTTCCAGATAATTTTTCTCATAAAGAGTATGAGCATCGAGTCTTATGATTGGATCACCTTTGGAATTTCTAATAGCGAGATTTAATGCGTAAGGTACATATTTATTCTTGTTATGAAGCAGTTTTATATTGTTATAATTTTTAATCCAATTGACTATAATATCCAAAGTTCTATCAGTTGAACCACCATCAACAATAATCAGCTCTTTATCATCCGGTTTAGCCCCGATGAAAAACTTTAAAACATTTTCGATATACTCTTCCTCATTATAAACCGGACAAACTACTGTAATCATATCTTCTTCAAATTCTTTATGAAATAAATTGATTTCGATGTTTGGAATTCTTCTACAAAACGAAGTTGATGGTAAAAATCAATTGCGTTTGAATTATGTTTTCTGACCGAAAGCCCATATAAATAAATTCCATTTTGAATTAAGTCTTGCTCAAATTGTTTTATTATTTTTTTACCAACTCCTTTAATATGTTCATTGTGCTTAGCTGCAATTAGAAATAGACGCATTTTTGCAGTTGATTTATTACTGGATAAAAATATTTTCCTGAACAAATCCTGAAATTTTTCTTTTAAAAATTTAGGATGTTTGATTAATAAGAATAGTAATGTTATGAAGTTTTTATTGCTGAAATTGGATAAAACCTCATCTAGTCTAACACCACCAATTAAATAACCATAATATTTATCATCTGCTACTGCGACATATTTAAATTGACTGTACTTTAACAGTAAGTTAAAATATCCCAGTAACAACTCCTCAGTAAAAATTGAAGTAAAATGATCTTTATCAAAAAGAAGCTTATGAAGTTGAGCAATCTTTTTGATTGATTCGTCGCTAACAGTAAGTATTTCTATTCTAATTTCTTTATCGCTCATTCTAATTGAAATATTTTTCTAACCATTTTTCTGCAATAAATATTCTGGAGATATCAGTTGAATGAATAATTTTATCTCCATTTAAAAAATTATTATAATATTCTAAAAATTTATTTGAATCTATCAAACCGAATTGACTCAAAAAATTTTTCCCACTGAATATTGATTGGATAGAGTCTCGTAAATCTTCTTTTAACCATTTCGATTCCGGAAGAACGAATCCTTTTTTATCTCGTCTCCATCGAATTTGTTTTGGTAATTCAGGGAATGATTTTCTTAAGATGTACTTACTCCAACCATTTCTCATTTTTTTATCAGGTTGAATATTAACAAGAAAATCCACAAGTCTGTGATCTAAAAATGGTAATCTGATTTCTTTCGAAAATGCCATTGAGTTTCTGTCTTCATATCGATTTAAAAAAGGAACTGAATAATAATCGATATCATTAATTTGTGAAGTTCTTAGATCATTAAATTCCCACACATTTATGAGATTATGTTTTTGTAAGAGAAAATTCTTTTTACTTAATAATTTTTGTGGCATATATCTTTTTGCTGCATTCAAACGAAACTGAAAAATTGCTGTCCTGTTTAACACAGATGCAAATAATTCTTTAGTTAAAAGAGAAAATTCTT
This genomic window contains:
- a CDS encoding C25 family cysteine peptidase, which gives rise to MESNLNYLEIEFDFDNHYEVKDFQIDNIKFTSVLSSEIPFRIPGEPNLPTKLLKIALPPNSIPSISISNTQIEEYPNKFILPVRDSANQKISELNFNEDIYGLNSFFPSSPVINSEPAYYRYIKFTTLTISPFQYNPVERKLIFHKKFKVRIDFQEDKNLQANFIFQADKSTDEFIQSSLINKDIAINFMARVADNSNTPTSNYWYDPNKDYYKIYLNKKGVYRITFEELVNAGIEPNGSIRDGKFEIYNYGEKIPLDIVDSDSNGLFNEGDYFQFVGYPVKPSPFSGLNIYNLTNVYWFSYQADSVYNYRYKDGYPDNTYFLITSSINTIHWEEDHIYDNFGYASNDQRDFWNWETIEVRDGRPINFFDYFIKDSIAYVRDPTRNDAKLRVALHGVSFSPCPTAHNAWVKWNFTKIGPTVTWSGQNSAMIEGSFFWGLGGDSVYCSPDSNYIIVGLDTVNCNSNLDIVRLNWFELDYWRLHNMLLKPYFSFISPPNRYGANNYFLFRYPYNEMKIYIPSRGDLIYNPWIRGDSDQGVYFRDTVYQQTEYFCVEPNYYLTVDSIKRDKSSDLRNISNGADYIIITHEFFTTAAERLKNFRMSNLFGFDEPRIAIAEIQDIYDEFNFGLMDPKAVKEFIKYAFNNWESPSPTYIALLGDMSHDYRGLLENSRQNFIPSMTFHAVRFGQVASDNELVTIVGNDLIPDLAIGRISCESMEEANILIDKIINYPADQSKLWRKTIGLFSGGLDENDENTLRFNDRSMDLENFYVKPHGSLTTKVFRYPNKPEYIPFYGSGPEIRREINEGTIIANYYGHGGGYQWDFVFTDDDIYALTNGDKLPFVISVTCYTNHFDNQEVFGEIFNSLPYGGSIAFLGSTGLTYWPITAIFNQEMFREIFLNRKYKIGDAIQIAKSNPAYGQMLPMLNLLGDPAIKLALPEKADFSIETRDISISPVNPLINDTVLVTIGYKNLGTAFTNDSVLVELYQNIISDSTLIGSQMRPSFDYIDTVYFNWIPQQQGLVPLIVRINENFSIPEDDHSDNFASKTFPVFSLEQPNILKPIDYYFTTSNTVEFKIVDIGDYINQELRYQIILDTSKSLNSNFKIASGDLVAQEGIVTWQTPQLQPGIYYWTAFIYSNTDTNSSPIKSFSINNREGLGFYASRKQLTDFVNTNVLYSNEDEGLILNTQLLPPRPSDNTMRDSILLSIPEDSTYLTAATTDGNYIYFGNIIDRNFDRPSKIYKIGTGRGGTTRGFNYGTIGDISVTIKNQMFYLDGYIYIATGDDSTLLRLNPLNADTIRVNIPDKLLPSEDGILSNGGIHVSTDGRYVYNLTAGYGNKRNKYILRTFDPMNNWIKVGDDVEFIGASQPTFSNFFVSDGYVITIESFYNHYIRRYKLDGFFEEEWIVSNRPNIFYAFAHDRENNLVYISTYKPPIFPYQPAFFEFAGSYKNAFGKIESPTIGPAKKWESISYDLDSQGSLGTFNNLLLGKNSTNNNWDTIIVNFSPDYNISSLSNQYEFIKAVFELKDSSFGASSPLKFKNLMIKYSPLPEVHIHPNYLIFTPDSVMQGFDVQLDLKIKNVGYTKADSIKILFKFNDEDSIVFSHSISSLPEDSSYVYSRIIPTTNLLYTAPVTTISVRGEVEMSEKELYYFNNIIENKFYISRDSIAPRFNITFDGRDILDGDIISSEPVVYMTLEDNSPLPLDTANFTIVHNNIPVRFSNLDLNFSYSPYPNSKAEIIWTPKLNDGRHVLEVLAKDASNNFFDTTSYRKIFYVYNDPDLRQVYNYPNPFKDDTYFTFELRGINPPEEFRIKIFTIAGRLIRELNIPPSSLQIGFNKIYWDGRDEDGDEIANGLYFFKIISKQADEIKTVTQKLAKVK
- a CDS encoding sugar transferase, giving the protein MGKQGSFLKRFTDILISIIVLIISLPFFLIAMIAIKLDSKGPVFFIHERTGYKGKPFRMIKFRGMIDNALAFGPELTQENDPRITRVGKILRRTSFDEVPQFINVLKGEMSIIGPRPEIISITNTYDDYQRKVFDYKPGITGISQINGRQKLTPDQRTKMEIEYYEKENFWSDMKIIFKTFAVVFTNEGNI
- a CDS encoding DegT/DnrJ/EryC1/StrS family aminotransferase; protein product: MNKDYLLFHRPFITEDEINEMVDTLRSGWLSMGPKTIKFEEEFNKYIGSKRSIAVSSWTAAGHLALEAFGIQRDDEVIVPTMTFPATAEIVCYFGAKPVIVDVEEDTLNISLKEIEKALSPKTKAIIPVHYGGQPCDMDEIMEFAKLHNLKVLEDAAHSLPAYYKGRKIGTIADVTCFSFYATKTLSTGEGGMICTNDEEIAERCAIMRLHGINRDAWKRYSESGSWYYEVVAPGFKYNFTDLQASLGLPQLKKVDDMWNSRKQIAARYTEAFKDLDTITLHTIKTDRESSWHLFPVRLNLDMLKVGRAQIIEELKQNNVGVGVHFMPVHQHLFYSETFKLDDKNYPVASSVFPRLISLPIYPGMTDKNVDKVINVFTDILKKYRK
- a CDS encoding glycosyltransferase family 2 protein — translated: MITVVCPVYNEEEYIENVLKFFIGAKPDDKELIIVDGGSTDRTLDIIVNWIKNYNNIKLLHNKNKYVPYALNLAIRNSKGDPIIRLDAHTLYEKNYLEKILETFEKTNADIVGGPMRKVGESDFQLAVAYATTSLFGIGDSKIHKIDYNGESDHVYLGAWRRRLFEEIGYFDEKLVRNQDDEFHYRAKSFGKKIYLSSEIVSYYYPRKSFWGLFKQYFQYGLYKPLVLKKIKSEIKLRHLIPALFTTYLILLPILIILNEFFILPLLLYFLINLIFTLRNRGSFKQKILVFIIYPIIHFAYGLGSILGIGKIFKLSF
- a CDS encoding GNAT family N-acetyltransferase yields the protein MSDKEIRIEILTVSDESIKKIAQLHKLLFDKDHFTSIFTEELLLGYFNLLLKYSQFKYVAVADDKYYGYLIGGVRLDEVLSNFSNKNFITLLFLLIKHPKFLKEKFQDLFRKIFLSSNKSTAKMRLFLIAAKHNEHIKGVGKKIIKQFEQDLIQNGIYLYGLSVRKHNSNAIDFYHQLRFVEEFQTSKSIYFIKNLKKI